One Lysinibacillus fusiformis genomic window carries:
- a CDS encoding chemotaxis protein CheW: MESVKAVVFACGTEEYAVPVEQAISIEKLEHVTPIPHLPNYLLGFTRIRGELVPVLDFERILYNRSSNSQSARVIVLNTDVVNYGLLVTEAREILDFDESVLKQMGLVNYSKTRYFTAVANLENRMITYVDPKVLVNSLDGIREIINYLHKMLKNEEENVEA; the protein is encoded by the coding sequence ATGGAAAGTGTAAAGGCAGTGGTTTTTGCTTGTGGAACAGAGGAGTATGCAGTTCCAGTTGAACAAGCGATCTCGATTGAAAAATTAGAGCATGTTACGCCGATTCCTCATTTACCTAATTATTTACTAGGCTTTACAAGAATCCGTGGAGAACTTGTACCTGTGCTAGATTTTGAACGTATATTATACAATCGTTCTTCAAATTCACAATCGGCACGTGTCATCGTATTAAATACGGATGTTGTGAATTATGGGTTACTCGTAACGGAGGCTCGTGAAATTCTTGATTTTGATGAGTCGGTATTAAAGCAGATGGGGCTTGTCAATTATTCAAAAACACGTTACTTTACAGCTGTGGCTAATCTTGAAAATCGTATGATTACATACGTTGACCCTAAAGTACTTGTCAACTCATTGGACGGTATCCGCGAAATTATTAATTATTTACACAAGATGCTTAAAAATGAAGAAGAAAACGTAGAGGCCTGA
- a CDS encoding M20/M25/M40 family metallo-hydrolase — protein sequence MTSRLVEEFFELVQIDSETKHEQVIAPILIDKLTALGFTVEQDDAHTRNGHGAGNLIATLKGILDVEPIYFTAHMDTVVPGKGIKPSIREDGYIVSDGTTILGADDKAGLAALFEMVKRLKEQNIEHGDIEFIITAGEESGLVGAKELDSSKIKAKYGFAVDSDGKVGGIVTAAPFQAKVFAKIIGKTAHAGVAPEKGISAITVASKCIAQMKLGRLDEETTANIGRFEGGQATNIVCDEVTILAEARSIDCSKLDAQTKHMKDTFEQVAAAMGARAEVDVKLMYPGFRVTEADKVVQVAMAAARNINRTPQLGISGGGSDANVIAGFGIPTVNLSVGYEDIHTTNEKIPVEELEKLADLLVEVVKETVKK from the coding sequence ATGACAAGTCGTTTAGTAGAAGAGTTTTTTGAACTCGTACAAATCGATTCAGAAACAAAACATGAACAGGTGATTGCACCGATTTTAATTGATAAGTTAACGGCACTTGGATTTACAGTAGAGCAAGATGATGCACATACACGTAATGGACACGGTGCAGGGAATTTAATTGCTACTTTGAAAGGTATTCTTGATGTAGAGCCAATCTATTTCACTGCTCATATGGATACAGTCGTGCCAGGGAAAGGCATTAAGCCATCGATTCGTGAAGACGGCTATATCGTTTCTGATGGCACAACAATTTTAGGTGCGGATGATAAAGCTGGTCTTGCGGCATTATTTGAAATGGTAAAGCGCTTAAAAGAGCAAAATATTGAACATGGTGATATTGAATTTATCATTACAGCAGGAGAAGAGAGCGGCCTAGTGGGAGCAAAAGAACTAGATTCTTCGAAAATTAAAGCAAAATATGGCTTTGCAGTGGACAGTGATGGAAAGGTTGGTGGCATCGTAACAGCAGCTCCATTCCAAGCAAAAGTTTTCGCAAAGATCATTGGTAAAACAGCTCATGCAGGTGTTGCACCAGAAAAAGGGATATCAGCAATTACGGTTGCTTCAAAATGTATAGCACAAATGAAACTTGGTCGTTTAGACGAAGAAACAACTGCAAATATTGGTCGTTTTGAAGGTGGTCAGGCAACTAATATTGTCTGTGATGAAGTGACGATTTTAGCAGAAGCACGTTCTATTGATTGTTCCAAATTAGATGCTCAAACAAAGCATATGAAGGATACTTTTGAGCAAGTTGCTGCTGCGATGGGTGCGCGTGCTGAAGTAGATGTGAAGCTGATGTACCCTGGCTTCCGTGTGACAGAAGCTGATAAAGTAGTGCAAGTAGCTATGGCTGCAGCGCGGAACATTAATCGTACACCACAGCTTGGCATTTCTGGTGGTGGCTCGGATGCCAATGTCATTGCAGGATTTGGTATTCCTACGGTGAATTTATCTGTTGGTTATGAAGATATCCATACGACAAATGAAAAAATCCCAGTAGAAGAATTAGAAAAATTAGCAGATTTGCTTGTCGAAGTAGTCAAAGAGACGGTGAAAAAATAA